A single region of the Armatimonadota bacterium genome encodes:
- the rpsT gene encoding 30S ribosomal protein S20: protein MANLKSSLKDIKRNEKRRLRNRSAKSAMKTFIKKAKAAVASGDTEAIRKALAQACSAIDKTAERGIIHKNQAARRKSRLMRFIKQYLAQQQAASSGA from the coding sequence TTGGCAAACCTGAAGTCGTCTCTCAAAGACATCAAGCGCAACGAGAAGCGTCGCCTGCGCAACAGGTCCGCCAAGTCGGCGATGAAGACCTTTATCAAGAAGGCGAAGGCGGCGGTCGCCAGTGGCGACACGGAAGCTATCCGCAAGGCATTGGCACAGGCATGCAGTGCCATAGACAAGACCGCCGAGCGCGGCATTATCCACAAGAACCAGGCGGCGCGGCGCAAATCGCGCCTGATGCGTTTCATCAAGCAGTATCTGGCACAGCAGCAGGCTGCATCGAGCGGCGCGTAG
- a CDS encoding oxidoreductase, whose amino-acid sequence METIRVGVVGAGANTVTQHIPNLQAIEGVQIVSVCNRTRESSERVARQFHIPKVYDNWRELVEADDTNAIVIGTWPYMHCPVTLAALQANKHVMTEARMAMNVREARQMLEAARARPHLVTQIVPSPFTLKVDPTIQRLLSEGYLGEVLAIEVRAGGTFIDRESPLHWRQDFDLSGFNTMTLGIWYEAVMRWVGEAKRVTAMGKTFVPMRKDASGNLRAVRIPDHLEVIAEMACGAVAHFQISAVTGLAGGPEVWLFGSEGTLRFADGKLTGGRRGDSTLSEIPIPPEEEGRWRVEEEFVNAIRGKEKIRLTTFEDGVKYMEFTEAAIRSTMEGRAIAIGDLL is encoded by the coding sequence ATGGAGACTATCCGTGTGGGTGTAGTCGGTGCAGGCGCGAACACCGTCACACAACATATCCCCAACCTGCAGGCTATCGAGGGCGTGCAAATCGTCAGCGTGTGCAACCGCACGCGCGAATCTTCCGAGCGTGTTGCCCGGCAGTTTCACATTCCTAAGGTGTACGACAACTGGCGTGAACTGGTGGAAGCTGACGACACCAACGCCATCGTCATCGGAACCTGGCCCTACATGCACTGCCCGGTCACGCTGGCAGCGTTGCAGGCGAATAAGCACGTGATGACCGAAGCGCGCATGGCGATGAACGTGCGGGAGGCGAGACAGATGCTGGAAGCCGCGCGCGCACGCCCACATCTGGTCACGCAGATTGTGCCTTCGCCGTTTACACTGAAGGTAGACCCTACTATCCAACGCCTTCTCTCGGAAGGTTACCTGGGAGAGGTGCTGGCTATTGAGGTGCGGGCGGGAGGCACCTTCATCGACCGCGAGTCGCCCCTGCACTGGCGTCAGGACTTTGACCTGAGTGGCTTCAATACCATGACGCTGGGCATCTGGTACGAGGCAGTCATGCGCTGGGTCGGCGAGGCAAAGCGTGTGACGGCAATGGGCAAAACCTTCGTGCCGATGCGCAAGGACGCTTCGGGCAATCTGCGGGCGGTACGCATCCCCGACCATCTGGAAGTGATAGCGGAAATGGCGTGCGGGGCAGTCGCACACTTCCAGATTTCCGCCGTGACCGGCCTGGCAGGAGGACCCGAGGTGTGGCTGTTCGGCAGCGAGGGCACCTTGCGCTTTGCGGATGGCAAGTTAACTGGTGGGAGGCGCGGCGACAGTACCCTGAGCGAAATCCCCATCCCGCCCGAAGAAGAAGGTAGATGGCGCGTGGAAGAGGAGTTTGTGAACGCCATTCGGGGCAAAGAGAAGATACGGCTCACCACCTTTGAGGACGGCGTGAAATATATGGAGTTTACGGAAGCCGCTATTCGCAGCACGATGGAGGGTAGAGCCATTGCTATTGGTGACCTCCTCTAA
- a CDS encoding magnesium chelatase, which yields MPEPTPTAELLHRIVDEVEKAIVGKRNMVELAVLTLLCDGHLLIEDIPGVGKTTLAKALARAIGGKFRRIQFTPDLLPADVTGTNVFNPKTLGFELHPGPVFANVVLADEINRATPKTQSSLLECMEERQVTIDGVSHPLPRPYFVIATQNNVEMLGTYPLPEAQMDRFFIRLSLGYPSPHDEVMILSRQQQEQPLQHVQQVTEPEQIVQAQQDVRAVYVHDAMRNYIVNIVNATRRHPHVQLGASPRGSLNLMHAAQAYAVLQERDYVLPDDVKAVAQAVLAHRLILKPEARVRGIDAEQVVAEVLGQVAVPIGAGARP from the coding sequence ATGCCAGAACCAACGCCAACCGCCGAACTGCTCCACCGCATCGTGGACGAGGTGGAGAAAGCCATCGTTGGCAAGCGCAACATGGTGGAGCTTGCGGTGCTCACCCTGCTGTGCGATGGACACCTGCTTATTGAGGATATCCCCGGTGTGGGCAAAACTACCCTCGCTAAAGCGCTGGCGCGTGCTATCGGCGGTAAGTTCCGACGCATTCAGTTCACCCCCGACCTGCTGCCTGCGGATGTGACCGGCACCAACGTGTTTAACCCGAAAACGCTGGGCTTCGAGCTGCACCCTGGACCGGTGTTCGCCAACGTGGTTCTGGCAGACGAAATCAACAGGGCAACTCCCAAAACACAATCCAGCCTGCTGGAGTGTATGGAGGAGAGGCAGGTGACCATTGACGGCGTGTCGCACCCGTTACCAAGACCTTACTTCGTGATTGCCACGCAGAACAACGTGGAGATGTTAGGCACGTATCCGCTGCCGGAAGCACAAATGGACAGGTTCTTCATTCGGCTGTCCTTAGGGTATCCCTCTCCACATGATGAGGTGATGATACTCAGTCGCCAACAGCAAGAGCAGCCCTTGCAACACGTACAGCAGGTCACCGAGCCGGAGCAGATTGTGCAGGCGCAGCAGGATGTGCGTGCAGTGTACGTGCATGACGCCATGCGCAACTACATCGTGAACATCGTGAACGCGACACGCCGTCACCCACACGTGCAGCTGGGGGCAAGCCCGCGCGGTTCGCTGAACCTGATGCACGCCGCGCAGGCATACGCCGTACTGCAGGAACGCGACTACGTCTTGCCAGATGATGTGAAGGCGGTTGCTCAGGCGGTGCTGGCACATCGGCTGATTCTCAAGCCGGAGGCGCGAGTACGCGGCATCGATGCAGAGCAAGTGGTGGCGGAGGTACTGGGGCAGGTCGCGGTGCCCATCGGGGCAGGAGCTCGTCCATGA
- a CDS encoding LacI family transcriptional regulator yields the protein MMTIEEFARKIGVSSATVSRAIHGRGRISPQTRQMVLQRMEELGFTPNLHAQSLAHRRSRTIGLEYLGRTEVLSDMFLIALARGIQHVLSEHGYTLLLNPVGVSDEQESLLRRWARSRAVDGAIVVGDPDVPVDWLRKLTAQKTFCVVIVHHPPPPLQGVGCVTLDLSRGIAQVADLLCSLGHCRIGYIGSIEPDPVLSMLRKEIESRGGRIPPELVLYAGRTPDDGAQAACKLVTSSPRPTAIFVRTDVLAIGAMQAIREAGLCIPKDVSVVAHDDVPLAQFTDPPLTTVRVDYEQLGKSAVEMLLAMLERREPVELHRTVHTSLVQRATVAPPLHHPTTSHTGGI from the coding sequence ATGATGACCATTGAGGAGTTTGCACGCAAGATCGGAGTGTCCAGCGCGACCGTCTCGCGAGCGATCCATGGGAGGGGACGCATCAGCCCGCAGACGCGCCAGATGGTGCTACAACGCATGGAGGAGCTGGGCTTCACACCCAACCTGCACGCCCAGAGCCTGGCGCACCGACGGAGCCGTACCATCGGGCTGGAGTACCTGGGACGCACAGAGGTCCTGTCGGATATGTTCTTGATTGCGCTGGCACGAGGAATCCAGCATGTGCTATCCGAGCACGGCTATACGCTGTTGCTGAACCCCGTTGGAGTTTCAGACGAACAGGAGAGCCTGCTACGGCGCTGGGCGCGTTCACGGGCGGTAGACGGCGCGATTGTGGTCGGTGACCCCGATGTGCCGGTGGACTGGCTGCGCAAGCTCACCGCCCAGAAAACCTTCTGCGTGGTGATTGTGCACCATCCGCCGCCGCCTCTGCAGGGGGTAGGGTGCGTGACTCTGGACCTGTCGCGGGGTATCGCGCAGGTGGCGGATCTGTTGTGTTCGCTGGGGCACTGCCGGATAGGGTATATCGGCAGTATCGAGCCGGACCCTGTGCTGTCCATGCTGCGCAAAGAGATAGAGAGCCGGGGCGGACGTATCCCACCGGAACTGGTGCTTTACGCGGGGCGCACGCCCGACGACGGCGCACAGGCAGCGTGCAAGCTGGTGACGAGCTCTCCTCGCCCCACAGCGATATTCGTGCGAACCGATGTGCTGGCGATAGGTGCGATGCAGGCGATACGCGAAGCAGGATTGTGTATCCCGAAGGACGTTTCGGTAGTGGCGCATGACGATGTGCCGCTCGCACAGTTCACCGACCCACCGTTGACTACGGTGCGTGTGGATTATGAGCAGCTGGGCAAATCGGCGGTGGAGATGTTGCTGGCGATGCTGGAGCGAAGGGAACCTGTTGAGTTACACCGTACGGTACATACTTCGCTGGTGCAGCGCGCCACGGTCGCACCGCCTTTGCATCATCCAACCACATCTCACACAGGAGGTATCTGA
- the mrdA gene encoding penicillin-binding protein 2: protein MRGRFGVEIPAPPQVPHFQLYVALIALGFAALVLRLWYLQIAMGEELLAQSESNRKRFIRLFAPRGMIVDRAGRTLAMNRPEFVVSIIPAEVGNDDTVLRRLSQILEMPLEDILQVVGSPKQRAQRLYPIPLATGVSLEVVTRIEENRLWLPGVSVSPQPVRWYPEGKLASHLLGMLGEVDAKELQALREVGVSPGEYVGKMGVERMQEVWLHGKAGGKWVEVDARGRQRREIEEVPAEQGATVMLTIDKRLQRAAEEAFGNRVGAAVALDPRTGEVLLLASFPRFDPNAFARGVQPSVWREIAGNPLHPLQNRAIGSRYPPGSTFKIITAAAGLHSGAITPYTSFYCPGALQLGRWRFRCHRRHGATDFVKAIGASCDVYFYQMGLRMGIGALAEMAHAFGLGEVTGIDLVGESKGNIPTPEWKKKRYKEVWYDGDTVNASIGQGFVQTTPLQMALVAAAVANRGTIMKPFVVRRVIPPNGTPVETQPSVLKQVSLPPDYWRWIADGMRAAVAGAGGTAHAANLPGIAVAGKTGTAEDPPRRKPHAWFICYAPMDNPRIALAVIVEQGGHGGAVAAPIARHILETFFGMQHAHARGDASVTD from the coding sequence ATGCGTGGACGTTTCGGGGTGGAGATACCTGCACCTCCTCAGGTGCCTCACTTCCAGTTGTATGTGGCGCTGATAGCTCTGGGCTTCGCTGCGCTGGTGCTGCGTCTGTGGTACCTGCAGATAGCGATGGGCGAAGAGTTATTGGCGCAGTCGGAGAGCAACCGCAAACGTTTTATCCGGCTCTTTGCACCCAGAGGAATGATTGTGGATCGCGCCGGGCGCACGCTGGCAATGAACCGCCCGGAGTTTGTCGTCAGCATTATCCCGGCGGAGGTAGGGAACGATGACACGGTGTTGCGTCGCCTGAGCCAGATTCTGGAGATGCCACTGGAAGACATTCTGCAGGTCGTCGGCAGTCCGAAACAGCGTGCCCAGCGACTGTATCCTATTCCTCTGGCAACGGGCGTCTCTCTGGAGGTAGTGACGCGCATCGAGGAGAACCGGCTATGGTTGCCCGGTGTGAGTGTCAGCCCACAGCCGGTACGCTGGTACCCCGAAGGGAAGCTGGCATCGCACCTGCTGGGAATGCTGGGGGAAGTGGACGCGAAGGAGCTGCAAGCGCTGCGCGAAGTCGGGGTGTCGCCCGGAGAATACGTGGGTAAGATGGGTGTGGAGCGGATGCAGGAAGTATGGCTGCATGGCAAGGCAGGAGGCAAGTGGGTGGAGGTGGACGCACGCGGACGCCAGCGGCGTGAGATCGAAGAGGTGCCCGCCGAGCAAGGTGCGACGGTGATGCTCACCATCGATAAGCGGTTGCAACGTGCCGCCGAAGAGGCTTTCGGCAACCGGGTGGGAGCAGCAGTGGCGTTAGACCCACGCACCGGCGAGGTGTTGTTGCTGGCGAGCTTTCCTCGTTTTGACCCCAACGCTTTTGCCCGTGGAGTGCAGCCGAGCGTCTGGCGGGAAATAGCCGGCAACCCGCTGCACCCTCTGCAAAACCGCGCGATTGGCAGCCGCTACCCGCCCGGCTCCACGTTTAAGATTATCACGGCGGCGGCAGGGCTGCATTCTGGGGCGATTACGCCGTACACCAGCTTCTATTGCCCCGGCGCATTACAACTGGGACGATGGCGATTTCGCTGCCACCGCAGGCATGGAGCAACGGACTTCGTCAAGGCAATCGGCGCATCGTGCGATGTGTATTTCTATCAGATGGGGCTGCGAATGGGTATCGGTGCTCTGGCGGAGATGGCTCACGCCTTCGGCTTGGGAGAGGTAACCGGTATTGACCTGGTGGGCGAGAGTAAGGGCAACATCCCTACGCCGGAATGGAAGAAGAAACGGTACAAAGAGGTCTGGTACGATGGCGATACGGTAAACGCCTCCATCGGGCAGGGGTTTGTGCAGACGACACCGCTGCAGATGGCTCTGGTGGCTGCTGCTGTAGCCAACCGGGGCACGATCATGAAGCCTTTTGTGGTCAGGCGAGTTATCCCACCGAACGGCACGCCCGTAGAGACGCAGCCCTCCGTACTCAAACAGGTATCCCTGCCCCCGGACTACTGGCGGTGGATTGCCGACGGAATGCGGGCAGCGGTGGCAGGAGCCGGCGGAACCGCGCATGCGGCAAACCTTCCCGGTATCGCCGTTGCAGGCAAAACGGGCACCGCCGAGGACCCCCCGCGCCGTAAGCCCCATGCGTGGTTCATCTGTTATGCGCCGATGGATAACCCGCGTATTGCGCTGGCGGTGATAGTCGAGCAGGGAGGACACGGTGGGGCGGTTGCCGCTCCCATTGCCCGGCATATCCTGGAAACCTTCTTCGGAATGCAGCACGCTCACGCACGAGGCGATGCCAGCGTCACCGATTAG
- a CDS encoding penicillin-binding protein — protein sequence MRSRPRKRSVTRPIRRRRRPVWQRLLIYLLLLVLLAIVVGGGYLVVLLVQVSKLLPSSEQIVNLKPYVGTRILSQDGVVLATLTNERRELAKLSEFPKPLIDAVVAIEDSQFFQHRGISPRAVFRAVWVNLRAGRYAQGGSTITMQLARNAFLTQQKTFHRKLQEALLALQMEQHLTKEQILETYLNEVYFGSGAYGAKTAARVYFNKPLNRLTLAECALLAGVIRRPSAYSPHENPDLALRRRDRVLERMRALGFINEQQYEEARREPIRVVPLRRQGIRYKAPYFVFHVLKQLMEDYGEDQIYKAGLTVETTLNWQMQQAAEQALREGLAKYGRGNATQGAIIAIDPQTGFIRAMVGGVEFSKSQYNATTQGRRQPGSAFKPIVYCAAIDKGILTPDSRILDAPVSYPSYPRPYRPKNADGRYHGSVTVRQAIAYSINIPAVKTIAMVGPQTVIEYARKLGIQSPLEPNLSLALGSSAVRPIEMAVAYGVFASGGNRCEPVAVVRVRDSEGKIVQENAPEITYGVIPESTAKTMDDLLKGPVRMPGGTAYRVLHDFPEARGKTGTTDEGRDAWFVGYTPELVTAVWVAREVEDPVKKQKVYLPMPRVFGGTVCAPIWKEFMSKAVPLQKEWLRKLEPGDVPQKPQQPESIDTVTLTLCDDTGMIATPACPHTHRYTFQRGEEPTQRCTLHGSPPPTSPATPEGTASPPLEGVPPATTAPQAPEPVPPPAMTAPGNISGGEPAVLQPRVSEPPPITAPVQPRLSEPRVTPPPAVENVRICADSVLLATRYCPEVLERTFPAGKAPKKRCPLHRPPPGEE from the coding sequence ATGCGTTCCAGACCACGAAAGCGTTCGGTGACCCGTCCGATACGCAGGCGACGCCGCCCTGTGTGGCAACGCCTGCTGATCTATCTGCTACTGCTGGTGCTGCTAGCCATCGTGGTGGGAGGCGGGTATCTGGTGGTGCTGCTGGTGCAGGTCTCGAAGTTGCTGCCCAGCAGTGAGCAGATTGTAAACCTCAAACCGTATGTGGGCACGCGCATTCTCTCACAGGACGGGGTGGTGCTGGCGACCCTGACCAACGAACGGCGCGAGCTGGCGAAACTCTCGGAGTTCCCTAAGCCACTGATCGATGCGGTGGTAGCCATCGAAGACAGCCAGTTCTTTCAGCACAGGGGTATCAGTCCGCGAGCGGTGTTCCGGGCGGTGTGGGTGAACCTGCGTGCGGGGCGATATGCGCAGGGCGGTAGCACCATTACCATGCAGCTGGCGCGGAATGCTTTCCTGACGCAGCAAAAGACCTTCCACCGCAAGTTGCAAGAAGCACTGCTCGCGCTGCAGATGGAGCAACACCTCACTAAAGAGCAGATTCTGGAAACATATCTCAACGAGGTGTATTTCGGTAGCGGTGCGTACGGCGCCAAGACAGCCGCCCGGGTGTACTTCAATAAACCGCTGAACCGGCTCACCCTTGCCGAGTGCGCTCTGCTGGCAGGGGTAATACGTCGTCCCTCCGCTTATTCGCCCCATGAAAACCCCGACCTGGCGTTGCGTCGGCGGGACAGGGTGCTGGAAAGGATGCGCGCGCTAGGTTTCATCAACGAGCAGCAGTATGAAGAAGCCAGGCGAGAGCCGATTCGGGTGGTACCCTTGCGAAGACAGGGCATCCGTTACAAGGCTCCTTACTTTGTGTTTCACGTGCTGAAGCAGCTGATGGAGGATTACGGCGAAGACCAGATTTACAAGGCGGGATTGACGGTAGAGACCACCCTGAACTGGCAGATGCAACAGGCAGCGGAACAGGCGTTGCGTGAGGGACTGGCAAAGTATGGCAGAGGCAACGCCACGCAGGGAGCCATTATCGCCATAGACCCCCAGACCGGATTCATCCGGGCGATGGTGGGTGGGGTAGAGTTTAGCAAGTCACAGTACAATGCCACTACACAAGGCAGGAGACAGCCCGGTTCGGCGTTCAAGCCCATCGTCTACTGCGCAGCGATTGACAAAGGGATATTGACCCCCGATTCGCGTATCCTCGATGCGCCGGTCAGCTATCCTTCCTACCCACGCCCCTACCGTCCCAAGAATGCAGATGGACGCTATCACGGCTCGGTGACCGTGCGACAGGCGATCGCGTACTCTATCAATATCCCGGCGGTGAAGACCATTGCGATGGTAGGACCGCAGACGGTGATTGAGTACGCTCGCAAGCTGGGCATCCAGTCGCCTCTGGAGCCAAACCTTTCTCTGGCGCTGGGGTCGTCGGCGGTTCGTCCCATCGAGATGGCGGTGGCATACGGCGTGTTTGCGTCAGGGGGCAATCGCTGTGAGCCTGTTGCCGTCGTACGGGTGAGGGATAGCGAGGGCAAAATCGTTCAGGAAAACGCCCCGGAGATTACATATGGGGTGATTCCGGAATCGACGGCGAAGACGATGGACGACCTGCTGAAGGGACCCGTACGGATGCCTGGTGGAACCGCCTATCGCGTTCTGCATGACTTCCCTGAGGCGCGAGGCAAGACGGGCACCACCGATGAGGGAAGGGACGCCTGGTTCGTCGGCTACACCCCCGAGCTGGTGACCGCCGTATGGGTAGCACGCGAGGTGGAAGACCCGGTCAAGAAACAGAAGGTGTATCTGCCGATGCCGCGTGTCTTCGGAGGCACAGTGTGCGCCCCTATTTGGAAGGAGTTCATGAGCAAGGCGGTACCTCTGCAGAAGGAGTGGCTTCGCAAACTGGAGCCCGGCGACGTGCCACAGAAGCCTCAACAACCGGAGAGCATAGACACGGTCACGCTCACCTTGTGCGACGATACCGGCATGATCGCTACGCCTGCCTGTCCACACACGCACCGCTACACTTTCCAGCGTGGCGAAGAGCCTACTCAGCGATGCACGCTGCATGGTTCTCCACCACCGACCAGCCCAGCCACCCCTGAGGGCACCGCCAGCCCGCCGTTGGAGGGCGTACCGCCCGCTACCACTGCCCCACAAGCGCCGGAACCGGTGCCTCCACCTGCAATGACTGCTCCAGGCAATATCTCCGGTGGTGAACCTGCAGTGTTGCAGCCCCGGGTCAGCGAACCGCCGCCGATAACTGCTCCTGTGCAACCCCGCCTGTCTGAACCCAGGGTGACTCCGCCCCCTGCGGTGGAGAACGTACGAATTTGTGCGGATTCGGTGCTGTTGGCAACGCGCTACTGTCCTGAAGTGCTGGAAAGAACCTTCCCTGCAGGCAAAGCGCCGAAGAAACGTTGTCCTTTGCACCGTCCGCCCCCGGGAGAGGAGTAG
- the infC gene encoding translation initiation factor IF-3, with product MDENGVQLGILPTREALQIAQERGLDLIEVAPQANPPVCRIMDYGKFKYQQAKREKEAQKKQHVMEVKAIRVRPGTDDHDLDFKLNNCIKFLKEGDKVKITVLFRSREITRPEMGQKVMEFFANGAAEVGVVEKPPALEGRTMTMVLAPKPKGK from the coding sequence GTGGACGAGAACGGCGTGCAACTGGGCATCCTGCCCACCCGCGAGGCACTGCAAATTGCGCAGGAACGCGGACTAGACCTGATCGAGGTCGCCCCTCAGGCTAACCCTCCCGTGTGTCGCATTATGGACTACGGGAAGTTCAAGTACCAGCAGGCGAAACGGGAGAAGGAAGCCCAGAAAAAGCAGCATGTCATGGAAGTGAAAGCCATCCGGGTGCGCCCCGGAACGGACGATCACGACCTGGACTTCAAGCTGAATAATTGCATCAAGTTTCTGAAAGAGGGCGACAAGGTGAAAATCACGGTGCTCTTCCGTAGCAGGGAGATCACCCGCCCCGAGATGGGGCAAAAGGTGATGGAGTTCTTCGCAAACGGCGCCGCCGAAGTGGGCGTTGTGGAAAAACCACCTGCTCTGGAAGGACGCACGATGACGATGGTACTGGCTCCGAAACCGAAAGGCAAGTAG
- the rpmI gene encoding 50S ribosomal protein L35, which produces MPKQKMKTHKTAAKRFALSGKGRLMCLNAANSHMFLHKSGSRKRRLEIEKEVDKGNRWRMKRLLGI; this is translated from the coding sequence ATGCCCAAACAGAAGATGAAAACACACAAAACGGCGGCGAAACGGTTTGCCCTTAGCGGGAAGGGCAGACTGATGTGTCTCAATGCTGCCAATAGCCACATGTTCTTGCACAAGAGTGGCTCTCGCAAACGCCGACTGGAGATCGAAAAAGAGGTCGATAAAGGCAACCGCTGGCGCATGAAGCGCTTGCTGGGAATCTAA
- the rplT gene encoding 50S ribosomal protein L20 has product MPRVKRGTITHKRHKKIIERAEGYWGRKKNVFRRANEQVMKSLQYAYRDRRVRKRQFRRLWITRISAACRAEGLPYNRFIEGLTKAGVALDRKVMADMAVNQPDAFRELVQIARQHATFVTVG; this is encoded by the coding sequence ATGCCTCGTGTCAAACGCGGCACGATAACCCATAAGCGACACAAAAAGATTATCGAGCGGGCGGAAGGTTACTGGGGGCGCAAGAAGAATGTCTTCCGCCGCGCCAACGAGCAGGTGATGAAAAGCCTGCAGTACGCCTATCGCGACCGGCGCGTGCGCAAACGGCAGTTCCGCAGACTGTGGATTACGCGCATCTCCGCCGCATGCCGTGCGGAAGGCTTGCCCTATAACCGCTTTATCGAAGGACTGACGAAGGCAGGCGTGGCGCTGGATCGCAAGGTGATGGCGGACATGGCGGTAAACCAGCCGGATGCCTTCCGCGAACTGGTGCAGATAGCCCGACAGCACGCCACTTTCGTCACGGTGGGGTAG
- the pheS gene encoding phenylalanine--tRNA ligase alpha subunit — translation MEERIRTLIEEATQAILSASNTAELESVEVRYLGRKGQVTELLRALPTLPPEERPRFGQLLNSVKAQLQTQVDQRRAELQRKEREERLRAERVDITLPPRPLRLGLKHPLTQTMERVRAALIGLGFEFVDSPELDDYRYNFAALNYPDDHPAMDEQMSFYISDTRLLRTQTTSVQGRIMEKRKPPFRIAVIGRCFRNETVDATHHHTFHQVDAFMVDRGISMADLKGVLAAFARQMFGEDVQVRFRPDFFPFVEPGVDYAIYWQGGWLELGGAGLIHPNILRAHGIDPEQWTGFAFGLGIERIPMIQYQIDDLRLFLENDLRFLQKYGA, via the coding sequence TTGGAAGAGCGTATCCGCACGCTGATAGAAGAAGCGACGCAAGCCATCCTCTCCGCCAGCAACACCGCGGAGCTGGAAAGCGTGGAGGTTCGCTACTTGGGGCGCAAAGGACAGGTGACCGAACTGCTACGCGCCCTCCCTACCCTGCCCCCGGAGGAACGACCGCGCTTCGGACAGCTGCTCAACTCGGTCAAGGCGCAACTGCAGACGCAGGTAGACCAGCGTCGCGCGGAGCTGCAACGGAAGGAGCGCGAGGAACGCCTGCGGGCGGAGCGTGTGGACATCACCCTGCCCCCTCGTCCGTTGCGCCTCGGGCTGAAGCATCCGCTCACGCAGACGATGGAGCGTGTGCGCGCTGCACTCATCGGGCTGGGCTTCGAATTCGTAGACAGCCCCGAACTGGACGACTACCGCTACAACTTCGCCGCGCTCAACTATCCCGATGACCACCCTGCAATGGATGAGCAGATGTCCTTCTACATCTCCGACACACGCCTGCTGCGCACGCAGACCACCAGCGTGCAGGGGCGCATTATGGAGAAACGCAAGCCACCTTTCCGCATTGCGGTCATCGGTCGGTGCTTCCGCAACGAAACGGTAGACGCCACCCACCACCATACCTTCCATCAGGTAGACGCCTTCATGGTGGACAGGGGCATCAGCATGGCGGATTTGAAGGGTGTGCTGGCGGCGTTCGCGCGGCAGATGTTCGGCGAGGATGTGCAGGTGCGCTTCCGCCCCGACTTCTTCCCCTTTGTGGAGCCGGGCGTGGACTACGCCATCTACTGGCAGGGCGGCTGGCTGGAGCTGGGCGGCGCAGGGTTGATCCATCCCAATATCCTGCGTGCACACGGCATCGATCCCGAGCAGTGGACAGGCTTCGCTTTCGGATTGGGTATCGAGCGCATCCCGATGATTCAATATCAAATCGACGACCTGCGCCTGTTCCTGGAAAACGATTTGCGCTTCCTGCAAAAGTACGGCGCGTAA